Within the Miscanthus floridulus cultivar M001 chromosome 2, ASM1932011v1, whole genome shotgun sequence genome, the region atcctacaaggcctcaagccaaggattcacaaccggttgaaaaagtttggcaagaaatggctcaccgaactcccatcggtcatctggagcctgaggaacactccaagccgagccacggggttcacgcctttcttcctggtctatggggtcgaggccgtcctccccactgacttggaatatggttccccgaggctacaagcctataacgaacaaagtaaccgcaccacccgagaggacgccctcgatcaactggaggaagcccgagacgttgcgctactacactcggccaaataccagcagagcctatggcgctatcaggcccgacgcatccgaggccgagacttgaaggtaggcgacctggtgttgaggctagcacagagcaacaagggccaccacaagctgaccccgccatgggaaggaccatacatcatcgcccaagtactgaagcccaggacctacaagctggccaacgagaagggtgaagtcttcaccaatgcttggaacatagaacagctacgtcgcttttatccctaaatttccaagcattgtatatgttgtttcttgaaatacaattaaaaagcgttctttagttggtctaatatttcgagaaaccccccaagCCCATCGTAGGTCTTGGCAATACAGTAACACGACAAGGGAAACTCGGCTCTGccttggcagaaccaagcctccctcgggggctagatgggggactccccctaggtcccacgcaccattcttcagtcgtttttcgcaaaaattcctacgccaagactctagcatgctctgacgaatcggttgtaaaaacccctcggaccaaggtctgtttcctaagcaagaggccggtagagttgcgagacggcctacgcctccgggctatggcactccctcactacctctcacccaagggacggcttaggccccaggggggtgttttgcaaacgaaatctgatcaggagcaacagagggcagaggctcggaaacacgagaaaaataactaagaaacacaaatccttcaaaaaagaaaggcctcggcggccacaagcgttacgatacaaaaacaATTCCTACTCTaatttttacatggccccttgggcctagatcaaggctcagggcctttagcaccggcagatggtaggggaggaaccacctcctcttcgaagagcgtcgccagcgccgcgcCAGGGCCtttcgccgcctccatcagctttatGACCaccgcatcagcctcctcgtcatcatcaggtaggacatacccatcactgacggccgggaggtcgacaccgacgtagtgagaagaaatgacggccagcgcgcttgacacccatgtgcagcgctcctcggagccgctcgcgcatctgttTGCTCATCGCGATCAGAcggctccctagggagctgcctAACTGgaccccttcaacctccaaggcctcgcaggcagaaagggcagcacgtttcaatgcctcgtgctccccgatctcgttATCGAGCAccatctgcaccgcgctggaagcctcggctgcccgagtaacctccgcctctgactctgcaccatggagAACAGAGTAaggttgagcgagggaaaaaacaatCTAAATTAGGAAAGGAAGCCCGCgcaactcacccttggccttcagctcccagtgTCGGGTCTCAACCTGACAGGCCTCGCCTTTCTCCTTCTAGCGCAGGGCCTCGGCCCTGGAggccttggcctcctccttcaagcgctgggcctcgacccgagaagcctcggccgccctggaagcttcactccctagcccTGCGTCAtgcaagggagttagggagcgaacataaagaaaacaaaatgaggggactagaactcaccctcgaccatccccctccaaaccacagcctcggtctgCGAGGCCttagctgcagcaagggcctcatacAAGGCACCTTTCGTTAGCTGGAGCGCCCTCtgttccgcccccagctgccccgcgAGAGACGCGGCTGAGGCCGTAGCTTCAGCGGCTCGGCCCCTggaggcatcccgatcactgacCGCgcaggtgagctcctcctccaactccttgacccacgccaccagaggggcgagctgcgtctgggttgtgaccgcctcgaccttcgtgtcggcacaacaaaggcggaggtcctctacttCTGCGCTCCGCGCCGATAGGAGCTTGTTGGCACCGGCGagaaggcccttctaccgctaaagctggtcccagacgcccctctcccaccggagaaagaccgacttcctaagggaccgggtctcgagctcctggggaagcagaacaggggtcactGATTGTAACAAAACCAGAAAAGGACAAtgtcgcgcgagaaaggaaaacgcgaacctgggcgactctgggcaggtcgtcggccaccacggacaaggTCATCcatagtgaccgctccgccagctagcggtattgctcgaaggtgccccagcgcctgccctcggctgtgtcctcgagggcgaacagaggctccccctcagggtcgtcccgacTCCGCCACAGTactcgcgggtgatcccacccgcgaggctcgggtcgcacccgcacgagggccgagcttccctcgtccaagatcggcgccggctgttccacggcaccggcatcctcggcgtcgaccacctcccgcgcctgggaagtatcgtcggaggagatcgaatagacctccgtctcccgggcgctctctcgcaacaacagcggcccctgaaccaagggtgccactgAGGCCTCTGCCGCCtccatctccgcctcctggacagacagcctcgccgccatcacgacggccttggtggtcttgggggctccggcctccgccatcgtggcctcggaggaTGCAGAAACATCGACCATAGCCACCGTGGTCtcggcggtcttgggcgccctggcctccgtcgcctcagcctcagagaccccgggggcctcaGCAACCAAGGGCACActggccccatctgactcgtgagcctcgccctcaCGGGGCGGAGGCACTCCCTCCCTTGTCTGTGTAGgggtcgcctcggcagcccctccttgggcggccggctccttcggatcgaccctcgccgacgccgcaccacgttggatagcggcttgtgcctccgccacccagtgggcggaggagccggggctcgccttgagcgccttaaggggcgccaagggaagctcgtccgcaggccgcttccgactaaggaaaaataaccgaCAGGGTCAGTGTGAGACCAAAAGGCGAACagaaggcactatgaccctgccaaaaatacacttaccttgaacggggcggcaacAGCTTTGCCACAGCAAACCTTGTCCCAACAGCGGAGGCGGCGgtagaggcgtcgcctccgtgtccatcggcgccggtcggtcctcaatggagctcggcgccccttcggtcctctacaGGGGCGGTggtgtcgcctccaccgccacttgttccaccatagccgccgagcccaccgggatgacggcgcgtttgcccaacgcccgcgcctcgggcgtgttggcctcggccccggagcggacaaccgccgaccccgggtccgcctctcctcctcctcccgggggTGCCAGGTCGCTCgccaacgccccgggcaccaccgCCACTATGTCAGGAatgtggtccaggggacctcgcccccatcatccccgtccgaggcctccatcgacagcgacgtcgacggggattcctccaacgggagaccatcctttcgttattgacggcggcgcttatctagctcctcgcgcgtgaggatttgcttcgtgcgcttcgccgccttggtgtCTTTCCGCTTTTTCTATGCATCGGCGTGCACGCGGTTGATCGCCCACCGCCTCacatcctcaggaacgggcggtggAGATGAGCGCATGTCCCttatcccctgcaggaacgacggacgcgcataagggaacaaggggtaaggggagactgaggaggctcggaggctatagcggcgcacgacttaccagcgagaggaacccccgcgacagcCGCATAGCGATAGgtgtcaagttgccgcccctcagcttcacctctaccgtctcccccacccgacgaagaatttcctcgtcggaaagggcggaggaggacatccagatgccctcaataggctcacccggcttcatctcgaacaaccgccgccgccgagccatcagcggcagcaccctccgacggtggaaggcggccacgaccacagccacggtgagaccgtggccccgcagcctcgccagcccctctagaagcgactgtagcttgggctggtcgtccttcgggacgccatacttccacctctctgggcaactccccacaatctgcccagtgtaagggggaagtcctccatcgtcattacgaaggtagaaccaactcgtgtaccaccggcgattggatgacgcgagttgggccgggatgtagaggtgcaggcggtcctggcgcacatggagagtgcagccgccggccctcatcgccttcctcgtacccgacgtgcccgtcggcttggtagtgtgccccgcccggaataggtggagccacaactcccaatggggagcaatccccaagtacccctcgcagacggcaacaaagatagccgcctgagcgatggagttgggattgaagttgtggagctccacgccatagtagtgcgggagcgcccgcatgaaccgatccaccgGGACGTCGAGGCcgtgctcgtgaaaggagacgaagcttacgacgtagccatcgcgaggcctcggctctggctcactGTAcgaagcaatccactctggcctggtggggtctgtcaccgggcgaaggagtccaccgtcgacaagcgactgaagcatctcctcggtgacatccgatggatcctaggggtccgcctCAACAACGACGATGTCgttggccatgggtgcgatggaggaatcggatGCGGTGgtaagtttttctctctctcccacgctctcgcttttttctcgctttctccctaggctcgctcttctcccctcctcttcctggcacccgctgctctagcgacggctcgacggaggcagtgctaatgcaggcaaggtaagacaggaaggggcgagactcttcgggtatttatgcagggaggaggcgaaacgaacgggcgacaaAATCAGAGAAGTTTCCCCCCGATtcggcgcagttaaccacgagccgatttcgccggcccacgtgcccacgtctcccgcattaaatgcgagaacagttacgtcccatccaccacgtcatgcccggccactatggcagcaggcgtcgtttcgcctccccaggaaaccgcctcaaaaggcgcgccacccgttgccgagccaatagggaagatattccccacggcctattcctttcatatgaaggaaccaggctctgagcctattatggtctaggggttcgaaggctgggccccaagaggtttcgacagccgccctaggataacagagtcagggacgaccgtgggcgagcctatacggggccgagacctaagcaagcgaaacgcttgggacacccaaagtcatgtccgagaccagcaggaaggtctctgaatgggatcccaccgtagggaggcaccgagccatcgaggcccagcgaacggcctcggcacccactagagaaatcctctggtactcttggagtgtgtctctggaccactagccgtcccctagcgaacggggttcaggcctccactcggactacccgatagcagctcaccggaggtgccaccgctcgtgcccaccgagggtagcgaggcacattccacccctccttccgagcgaaaaggaagcatgagggtcatacaaaaagtcaggggaacccctaacggccttctcgctctatgcagaggctaaggggcttttcctacaaccttgccgagacccagcgaccccagctcgcactcgaaggggctcggcaaaacaaaccctccttccgagcgaaaaggaagcatgagggtcgtacaaaaagacaggggagctcctaacggccctctcgccctgtgcagaggctagggggctcttcctgtagatacgccgagaccccacgacccgggcttgcacccaaaggggcctcgacaaacaaaccctcatgcgcgaggggcgtataaaaagccaggggaactcccgacggccctctcgctccacgcagaggctaggggctcttcctgcaaccttgccgagaccagcggCTCTGGCTCGCactagaatgggctcggcaaacaaaccctccgcccaaacaaaaaggatatgtgagggtcggacgaaaaagccaggggacccctgaccgccctcctgctcctggcggaggctcgggggctcctcctgctcccaagacaaagacaaacgatcTAAGTCCACGCTAGAAGTTccgttacaaatacgataaagggcaccaagcccgttatggtccaggggttcgaaggctgggtctCCAGAGGTTTCGACagtcgccccagggcaacagagtcagggacaaccttggggcgagcctacgaatggctgaGGCCCGAGCGAACGATCGCTCGGGgagtcctaagtcgtgtccgagaccggcagggaggtctccgaatgggatcccaccgtagggaggcaccgagccaccgaggcccagcgaacggcctcggcacccactagagaaaccctctggtactcttggagtgtgtctccggaccg harbors:
- the LOC136536371 gene encoding uncharacterized protein; the encoded protein is MAEAGAPKTTKAVVMAARLSVQEAEMEAAEASVAPLVQGPLLLRESARETEVEAVTTQTQLAPLVAWVKELEEELTCAVSDRDASRGRAAEATASAASLAGQLGAEQRALQLTKGALYEALAAAKASQTEAVVWRGMVEESEAEVTRAAEASSAVQMVLDNEIGEHEALKRAALSACEALEVEGVQCASGSEERCTWVSSALAVISSHYVGVDLPAVSDGYVLPDDDEEADAVVIKLMEAAKGPGAALATLFEEEVVPPLPSAGAKGPEP